The genomic DNA TCTTCAAATCTCATCTTCCGAATCTCCTGTCGCAATTCTGTCGGCTTCATATGCACCTCCATAGGTACATATAAAACCGGACAAATCATGTGCTACAAGTCCGGACAATTCATTTGTTCGTAACAGGGGGTTAATAACATATTGACAAGCCCATATGAATAGCATATTGTCACAGGTCAGCAAGCGGGCATAGCTCAGTTGGTAGAGTACAAGCTTCCCAAGCTTGGTGTCGCGAGTTCGAATCTCGTTGCCCGCTCCATGAGACAGTCCGCCTTTTTTCATAAAGGTTTTTGCGGTAGGCTTTGTATTTCGGGCTGCCCCAATAGTTTTGGTTATGTTGGTCGGTAAATAAATGGTTGACTTTGACCTGCCGACAGAAAGTCTGCTGATATGAGAAAAACGGGCAAAAGCCCGTTTTTGCTTTTTTAGAAGAGTGACAATGGGCAACTGATGACGAAAAGGAAACATTCAAATGCGCATGAAGGCGAAACCGGCGGCAAACCGTTTTCAGCAGAGGCGCAGGCCAAGCTGGTATCAAGGGTTGCTGCTTTGGCGGAAGCTTTATGCGAGGCCGAGGGCATGGAGCTGGTATTCATAGAGTTTCAGCGGGAGCCGGCCGGCCGGGTTCTTCGTCTTTATATTGATAAGCCGGGCGGCGTCAAGTTGGATGATTGCACGCTTATTAGCCGCCAGCTGGGGGATATTCTGGATGTCGATCCAGAAGACCTCGGCCCATATAATCTGGAGGTCTCATCCCCTGGTTTGGAGCGTCCTTTGTGGCGGGCTCGGGATTATGATCGGTTTAAAGGGTGCGGGGCAAAAATAAAAACCAGTGTGCCTTTGAACGGCCAAAAAAATTTTAAAGGGGTTTTGTTGGGCATCGCGAATGAAATCATCACACTGAAAGAAAAGGGGACCGATAAAACATTTGCGATACCCTTTAAAGAAGTTTCCAGGGCGCGGCTCGTCGAACTTTAACGGAGAAAAGAATGTTTATTTCAGACATAAAGCGTGTGGTAGATCAGATCAGTCGAGACAAGGGCATCCACCGTGATGTGCT from Desulfobacterales bacterium includes the following:
- the rimP gene encoding ribosome maturation factor RimP encodes the protein MTKRKHSNAHEGETGGKPFSAEAQAKLVSRVAALAEALCEAEGMELVFIEFQREPAGRVLRLYIDKPGGVKLDDCTLISRQLGDILDVDPEDLGPYNLEVSSPGLERPLWRARDYDRFKGCGAKIKTSVPLNGQKNFKGVLLGIANEIITLKEKGTDKTFAIPFKEVSRARLVEL